In one window of Candidatus Hydrogenedentota bacterium DNA:
- a CDS encoding PAS domain S-box protein, producing the protein MKFFGKTSPRVLLATALALLAVFLLDCRLLQGTAGGVLYAGIVLFSLWSPQRAFTGAVTVLCVTLAILGLMYTSPDGPDSVAILNRSFSVLAIVITGIVAVKRQAADERRAETEAKLSSIITYAGYGILSFDANGVVDSVNPAAATMFGYAPGEMTNRSIEGLIDPSYRADYKDYLISYLDNDQRNIVQQDIEVLGLRKNGSTFPMEINVNEVPSGRGILFIALVRDVTERSRVEQERVKLIGELKEALAQVKTLRGLIPICASCKKIRDDQGYWEQIEVYIHNHSDAEFSHGFCPECLGRLYPDLFPSGVPDEEEGPRKRQAS; encoded by the coding sequence ATGAAGTTTTTCGGCAAGACAAGTCCCAGAGTTCTTCTGGCCACGGCCTTGGCGTTGCTCGCGGTCTTCCTGTTGGACTGCCGGTTGCTCCAGGGAACGGCGGGGGGCGTGTTGTACGCCGGTATCGTATTGTTCTCGCTGTGGTCGCCCCAACGTGCTTTCACAGGCGCAGTCACGGTGCTTTGCGTGACTCTAGCCATCTTGGGACTGATGTATACCTCACCGGACGGGCCGGACAGCGTTGCGATCCTCAATCGTTCATTTTCAGTGCTAGCCATCGTGATTACCGGTATCGTGGCCGTGAAGCGGCAGGCGGCCGATGAGCGCAGGGCGGAAACGGAAGCGAAGCTCTCGTCGATCATCACGTACGCGGGATACGGGATTCTGTCGTTTGACGCCAACGGAGTGGTAGATTCGGTGAATCCGGCGGCAGCGACGATGTTTGGATATGCGCCGGGCGAAATGACCAATCGTTCCATTGAAGGGCTGATCGACCCCTCGTATCGCGCGGATTACAAGGATTACCTTATCTCTTACTTGGACAATGACCAGCGCAACATTGTTCAGCAGGACATTGAGGTGCTGGGACTGCGCAAGAACGGGTCAACGTTTCCGATGGAGATCAACGTCAATGAGGTTCCGTCGGGGCGCGGCATCTTGTTTATCGCGCTGGTCCGCGACGTGACGGAGCGGTCACGCGTGGAGCAAGAGCGCGTAAAGCTCATTGGCGAATTGAAGGAAGCCCTGGCCCAGGTCAAGACGTTGCGAGGTTTGATCCCGATTTGCGCTTCGTGCAAGAAGATTCGAGATGACCAGGGGTACTGGGAGCAGATCGAGGTTTATATCCACAACCACTCCGACGCGGAGTTTTCGCACGGATTCTGCCCGGAATGCCTTGGGCGTTTGTATCCGGACTTGTTTCCGTCTGGAGTGCCGGACGAAGAAGAAGGACCTCGCAAGAGGCAGGCCTCGTAG